In Caldisericota bacterium, the DNA window AGCTTCTTGCGCAATCTCTTCGGTTTCTGCTGCAACTGCAGCAACTCTATCACCTATGTATCTCATTTTTCTGTTAAACATATAAGTATCATATGGAGATGGTTCCGGCCATCCTTGGCCAGCAGTAGTGTGTATAATACGCGAAGTATTCTTATATGTAAGCACCATTTCAACACCAGGATATTTTTCAGCAAGAGTTGTGTCGATATTTTCAATAATCGCATGAGCATGTGGGGAATACAAAAACTTTATATGCAGCATATTCGGAAATGAAATATCATCAACAAACATTGATTGTCCTGTTGCAAGAGAAAGTGCATCAATTTTGTCTGTACTTGTCCCTATATGTTTAAAATCTTTCATATTACCCATCTCCTTTTTTCAACATCTTCGCAGCCAACTTAATAGCCTCTATCTGTTGCACGTAACCTGTGCATCTACAGAGATTTCCGTCCAGCATTTTTTTGATATCATCATCGGTAGGGTCAGGATTGCTTTTAAGCAAAGCATAGGCAACAAGTATGGTGCCAGGAGTACAAAATCCACACTGCACTGCTCCTTTTTCCACAAAAGCTTTCTGCAAAGGATGTGGATTTTGCAAAGTGCCTATTCCCTTTATCGTTGTAATTTCACTGCCATCCACCTTAGCAGCAAGCATTGTGCAACTTGTATAAGGTAATCCATCAATCAACACAGTACAGGTGCCACAAGTTCCCATGTAACAATTTCCTTTTACTTCAAAATATCCATTTCTTCGCAAAACATCGAGAAGTACTTCACCTGCTTCAATTTCAAATTCTTTTTTCTTTCCATTTATAGAATAACGAACCTTCATCCCACACCTCCAATAAAATCAAGAAGTA includes these proteins:
- a CDS encoding (2Fe-2S)-binding protein; translated protein: MKVRYSINGKKKEFEIEAGEVLLDVLRRNGYFEVKGNCYMGTCGTCTVLIDGLPYTSCTMLAAKVDGSEITTIKGIGTLQNPHPLQKAFVEKGAVQCGFCTPGTILVAYALLKSNPDPTDDDIKKMLDGNLCRCTGYVQQIEAIKLAAKMLKKGDG